In the genome of Triticum urartu cultivar G1812 chromosome 5, Tu2.1, whole genome shotgun sequence, one region contains:
- the LOC125509452 gene encoding CBL-interacting protein kinase 16-like has product MARGREGEVRTLVLGKYELGRMLGQGSFAKVYYARDLRDGQSVAIKVIDKARLRQTDGMVEQLRREISVMRMVRHPNVVGIREVLASRQRVFVVMEYARGGELFAKVARGRLTEDAARKYFQQLVAAVAFCHSRGVAHRDLKPENLLLDEEGRLKVTDFGLAALPEQLRHDGLLHTQCGTPAYVAPEVLRKRGYDGARADMWSCGVVLYVLLCGFLPFQHDNYVKMYQKIFKGEYQMPPWVSGEARRLIGRLLAVDPAKRISIPEIMLTPWFKRGFVPPVPSSPATPRKWDDDNAAALIDGSEDSSGNISPRTCNAFQLISSMSSGFDLSGLFESEQKAATVFTSRAPAATVFHKLESVGKALRYNTTRGKGWRIRMEAKADGANGRLAVTAEVFEVAADVTVVEFAHDGGDALDFNKFCAEDVRPGLADIVWAWQGDVPALPGAVV; this is encoded by the coding sequence ATGGCGAGAGGGCGGGAGGGCGAGGTGAGGACCCTGGTGCTGGGCAAGTACGAGCTGGGGCGGATGCTGGGGCAGGGCTCCTTCGCCAAGGTCTACTACGCCCGCGACCTGCGCGACGGCCAGAGCGTGGCCATCAAGGTCATCGACAAGGCCCGCCTCCGCCAGACGGACGGCATGGTGGAGCAGCTGCGCCGGGAGATCTCCGTCATGCGCATGGTGCGCCACCCCAACGTCGTCGGCATCCGGGAGGTGCTCGCCAGCCGCCAGCGCGTCTTCGTCGTCATGGAGTACGCGCGCGGCGGCGAGCTCTTCGCCAAGGTCGCCCGCGGCCGGCTCACCGAGGACGCCGCCCGCAAGTACTTCCAGCagctcgtcgccgccgtcgccttCTGCCACAGCCGCGGCGTCGCGCACCGGGACCTCAAGCCCGAGAACCTGCTGCTCGACGAGGAGGGCCGCCTCAAGGTCACCGACTTCGGCCTCGCCGCGCTGCCCGAGCAGCTGCGCCACGACGGCCTGCTCCACACCCAGTGCGGCACCCCGGCCTACGTCGCGCCGGAGGTGCTCCGCAAGCGCGGCTACGACGGCGCGCGCGCCGACATGTGGTCCTGCGGCGTCGTGCTCTACGTCCTGCTCTGCGGCTTCCTCCCCTTCCAGCACGACAACTACGTCAAGATGTACCAGAAGATCTTCAAGGGCGAGTACCAGATGCCGCCCTGGGTCTCCGGCGAGGCGCGCCGCCTCATCGGCCGCCTGCTCGCCGTCGACCCCGCCAAGCGCATCTCCATCCCGGAGATCATGCTCACGCCCTGGTTCAAGAGGGGGTTCGTGCCGCCCGTCCCCTCCTCCCCCGCCACGCCCAGGAAGTGGGACGACGACAACGCCGCCGCCCTCATCGACGGCAGCGAGGACAGCTCCGGCAACATCTCGCCGCGGACGTGCAATGCGTTCCAGCTCATATCATCCATGTCCTCCGGGTTCGACCTGTCGGGGCTGTTCGAGAGCGAGCAGAAGGCGGCGACGGTGTTCACCTCCCGCGCGCCGGCGGCCACCGTGTTCCACAAGCTGGAGTCCGTGGGCAAGGCGCTGAGGTACAACACGACCAGAGGGAAAGGGTGGAGGATCAGAATGGAGGCCAAGGCCGACGGCGCCAACGGGCGGCTCGCGGTCACCGCGGAGGTGTTCGAGGTGGCCGCCGACGTGACCGTGGTCGAGTTCGCGCACGACGGCGGCGACGCGCTCGACTTCAACAAGTTCTGCGCCGAGGACGTGCGCCCCGGGCTCGCGGACATCGTCTGGGCGTGGCAGGGTGACGTGCCCGCCTTGCCGGGCGCCGTCGTTTGA